A stretch of Vigna angularis cultivar LongXiaoDou No.4 chromosome 4, ASM1680809v1, whole genome shotgun sequence DNA encodes these proteins:
- the LOC108322224 gene encoding B3 domain-containing transcription factor NGA1 — protein sequence MDLIRQVKGTYSDSREEEEEEEVTEIIGITREAESSRLHHQDAASNFGKKLDLMELSLGSSKEEEGEGNLQGGGGGGGGGPLHHHHQHHHHQQHEHHHHHDGHGTCSNAKEVVEKEHMFDKVVTPSDVGKLNRLVIPKQHAEKYFPLDSSSNEKGLLLNFEDRNGKVWRFRYSYWNSSQSYVMTKGWSRFVKEKKLDAGDIVSFQRGLGDMYRHRLYIDWRRRTDHGHPPSDPSASPLFLPSIRWYSLPATSPIVPPRYHHDHHFHHLNYNNLFTFQHQHQYLGHAHGAATSAAAAAHHHNNYGEHNSGSGTGSLYYLRSSMPMGGGADQNLAGRGNSIVPMIIDSVPVNVGHRNHRHGHGGMSSGGGSSTTSSGKRLRLFGVNMECASSGEDSKGLSLGSAAHVTVGNSLPSSSSLQQRLRMPHEDPLSSSARFGDHKGGSGTSLLFDLDPSLQYHQ from the exons ATGGACTTGATACGACAAGTTAAAGGCACTTATTCTGATAGCagggaggaagaggaggaagaggaagtgACAGAGATTATTGGTATCACAAGAGAAGCAGAAAGCAGCA GGTTACACCACCAAGATGCCGCATCCAATTTTGGAAAGAAGCTAGACCTGATGGAGTTGTCACTGGGGAGCAGCAAGGAAGAGGAAGGGGAGGGCAATTTGCAaggcggaggaggaggaggaggaggaggaccgcttcatcatcatcatcagcaccATCATCACCAACAGCAtgaacatcatcatcatcatgacGGTCACGGAACTTGTTCAAACGCCAAGGAAGTAGTGGAGAAAGAGCACATGTTTGACAAAGTGGTGACACCGAGCGATGTGGGGAAGCTGAACAGGCTGGTGATACCGAAGCAGCACGCGGAGAAGTACTTCCCCCTTGATTCGTCGTCCAACGAGAAGGGTCTGCTCCTGAATTTCGAGGACCGAAATGGGAAGGTGTGGCGGTTCAGATATTCGTATTGGAACAGCAGCCAGAGCTATGTGATGACAAAAGGGTGGAGCCGTTTCGTGAAGGAGAAGAAGCTGGATGCAGGTGACATTGTTTCCTTCCAGCGTGGCCTTGGAGATATGTATAGACATAGGTTGTACATAGATTGGAGGAGAAGGACCGATCATGGCCATCCTCCCTCTGATCCCTCCGCCTCCCCTTTGTTTCTTCCCTCTATCAGATGGTACTCCCTTCCCGCCACCTCGCCCATCGTTCCACCCCGCTACCACCACGATCATCACTTTCACCATCTCAATTACAACAACCTCTTCACTTTCCAGCACCAACACCAGTACCTTGGTCATGCTCATGGTGCTGCCACttccgccgccgccgccgcccaTCATCACAACAACTACGGCGAGCATAATTCGGGATCTGGGACTGGCTCACTCTATTACCTCAGGTCCTCCATGCCAATGGGTGGTGGTGCTGATCAAAACTTGGCAGGCAGAGGGAATAGCATTGTGCCCATGATCATCGATTCGGTGCCGGTGAACGTGGGTCATCGTAACCATCGGCATGGGCACGGTGGCATGTCGAGTGGCGGAGGTAGTTCAACCACAAGCAGTGGAAAACGACTGAGGCTATTTGGGGTGAACATGGAGTGTGCCTCTTCGGGGGAAGATTCGAAAGGCTTGTCTTTGGGTTCGGCAGCGCATGTGACAGTGGGAAATTCACTTCCTTCTTCTTCGTCACTCCAGCAACGGTTGAGGATGCCCCATGAAGACCCCCTTTCTTCTTCAGCAAGGTTCGGTGATCACAAAGGCGGAAGCGGGACTTCTCTGCTGTTTGATTTGGATCCCTCATTGCAGTATCATCAGTAG
- the LOC108322292 gene encoding soluble inorganic pyrophosphatase 1 yields MAENGEEGQENRPVPRLNERILSSLSRRSVAAHPWHDLEIGPEAPQIFNCVVEITKGSKVKYELDKKTGLIKVDRILYSSVVYPHNYGFIPRTLCEDNDPMDVLVLMQEPVLPGCFLRARAIGIMPMIDQGEKDDKIIAVCADDPEYKHFTDYKELAPHRISEIRRFFEDYKKNEHKEVAVNDFLPASVAVDAIQYSMDLYAEYILHTLRR; encoded by the exons ATGGCTGAGAATGGCGAAGAAGGTCAAGAAAATCGTCCAGTTCCCCGTTTGAATGAAAGGATTCTTTCGTCTTTGTCAAGGAGATCAGTAGCTGCGCATCCTTGGCATGATCTTGAAATTG GACCGGAGGCTCCTCAGATTTTCAACTGT GTTGTGGAGATCACTAAAGGAAGCAAGGTCAAGTATGAACTTGACAAAAAGACTGGATTAATTAAG GTTGATCGGATTCTGTATTCATCTGTTGTTTATCCTCATAACTACGGTTTTATCCCTCGCACACTGTGTGAAGACAATGACCCAATGGATGTCTTGGTCCTCATGCAG GAACCAGTACTTCCTGGTTGTTTCCTGCGAGCCAGGGCCATTGGAATCATGCCCATGATTGACCAG GGAGAGAAAGATGATAAAATTATTGCAGTGTGCGCTGATGACCCAGAATATAAGCACTTTACCGACTATAAAGAACTTGCACCTCACCGCATCTCTGAGATCCGACGCTTCTTTGAAGACT ACAAAAAGAATGAGCACAAGGAAGTAGCAGTTAATGACTTTCTACCTGCAAGCGTTGCTGTTGATGCCATCCAGTACTCAAT GGATCTCTATGCAGAGTATATTCTGCACACCTTGAGGCGATAG
- the LOC108322291 gene encoding endoribonuclease Dicer homolog 1: MEDGSRVPAGDDPSYWLDACEDISCDFIDFDVSSIVSEQPDNPSNQDFFGGIDKILDSIKNGAGLPLNHGEPASNSNGTAAGAGEVWLPSNATLADGGNRHPHTPVPASADAAFDHSATVRNNGSSKLSNGNEGGVLVNYSKERGVLNGGHDVDSEERCSKRARLGGYKNERPHYGRGNYQGKERERCFNNNRKRPRDRDEVDRRDRDGGGRKREHCGAVGRRDVRDRDWRDREPRGYWERDKSGNNDMVFRPGAWEPERNREEKMVNDVKQESNGKLDKKSEEAKERVPEEKARQYQLDVLDQAKRKNTIAFLETGAGKTLIAVLLIKSIQESLQKQNKKMLAVFLVPKVPLVYQQAEVIRERTGYQVGHYCGEMGQDFWDARRWQREFDTKHVLVMTAQILLNILRHSIIKMEAINLLILDECHHAVKKHPYSLVMSEFYHTTPKEKRPSVFGMTASPVNLKGVSSQVDCAIKIRNLESKLDSIVCTIKDRKELEKHVPMPSEVVVEYDKAASLCYLHEQIKQMEVEVEEAAKSSSRRSKWQFMGARDAGAKEELRQVYGVSERTESDGAANLIQKLRAVNYALGELGQWCAFKVAQSFLAALQNDERANYQLDVKFQESYLSKVVSLLKCQLSEGAVSDKNTDIDDLENGAAQSVSEHEEMEEGELPDSHVVSGGEHVDVIIGAAVADGKVTPKVQALIKILLKYQHTEDFRAIIFVERVVSALVLPKVFAELPSLSFVKCASLIGHNNSQEMRTHQMQDTISKFRDGRVTLLVATSVAEEGLDIRQCNVVIRFDLAKTVLAYIQSRGRARKPGSDYILMVERGNLSHEAFLRNARNSEETLRKEAIERTDLSHLKDTSRLISVETRPGTVYQVKSTGAVVSLNSAVGLIHFYCSQLPSDRYSILRPEFIMERHEKTGGPTEYSCKLQLPCNAPFENLEGPICSSMRLAQQAVCLAACKKLHEMGAFTDMLLPDKGSGGEREKDEQTDEGDPLPGTARHREFYPEGVADILKGEWILSGKDACNNSKLLQLYMYAVKCENIGHSKDPFLIQVSNFAILFGNELDAEVLSMSMDLFIARTVTTKASLVFMGLISITESQLASLKSFHVRLMSIVLDVDVEPSTTPWDPAKAYLFVPMFGDKSVDPMNQIDWCLVETIIGADAWKNPLQKARPDVYLGTNERTLGGDRREYGFGKLRHGMAFGQKSHPTYGIRGAVAQFDVVKASGLVPSRDSMQTQKQINITTHGKLMMADTCTNAEDLVGKIVTAAHSGKRFYVDSIRYDMSAENSFPRKEGYLGPLEYSSYADYYKQKYGVDLIYKQQPLIRGRGVSYCKNLLSPRFEHCEAHEGESEETHDKTYYVFLPPELCLVHPLPGSLVRGAQRLPSIMRRVESMLLAVQLKNMINYPVQTSKILEALTAASCQETFCYERAELLGDAYLKWVVSRFLFLKYPQKHEGQLTRMRQQMVSNMVLYQYALSRGLQSYIQADRFAPSRWAAPGVLPVFDEDTKDGESSLFDQERSISKTEKMDCHTDGYDDEMEDGELESDSSSYRVLSSKTLADVVEALIGVYYVEGGKNAANHLMKWIGIQIEFDPDTMDCARKPFNVPDSILRSVDFDALEGALNLKFKDKGLLIESITHASRPSSGVSCYQRLEFVGDAVLDHLITRHLFFTYTNLPPGRLTDLRAAAVNNENFARVAVKHNLHVHLRHGSSALEKQIKEFVKEVQDELSKPGFNSFGLGDCKAPKVLGDIVESIAGAIFLDSGRDTTVVWKVFQPLLHPMVTPETLPMHPVRELQERCQQQAEGLEYKASRIGNLATVEVFIDGVQVGAAQNPQKKMAQKLAARNALAALKEKEVGKTQEKNDESGKKNGNQSFTRQTLNDICLRRNWPMPFYRCVNEGGPAHAKRFTFAVRVNTTDRGWTDECVGEPMPSVKKAKDSAAVLLLELLNKLYVKKME, from the exons ATGGAGGATGGGAGTAGGGTTCCGGCAGGGGATGACCCCTCTTACTGGCTGGATGCGTGTGAAGACATATCATGTGATTTCATTGATTTTGATGTCTCATCCATAGTTTCAGAGCAGCCTGACAACCCTTCCAATCAGGACTTCTTCGGTGGCATTGATAAGATTCTGGACAGCATAAAAAACGGTGCTGGTCTCCCTCTGAATCATGGTGAACCTGCTTCCAACTCTAATGGCACAGCAGCAGGAGCAGGTGAAGTTTGGCTTCCCTCCAATGCCACTTTGGCGGATGGGGGAAATCGTCATCCTCATACTCCTGTTCCTGCTTCCGCTGATGCTGCTTTTGACCATTCTGCTACTGTTCGGAATAATGGGTCGAGTAAACTGTCTAATGGGAATGAAGGGGGAGTTTTGGTTAATTATTCTAAGGAAAGGGGGGTTCTGAATGGTGGCCATGATGTTGATAGTGAAGAAAGGTGCAGCAAAAGGGCTCGGCTTGGTGGCTACAAGAATGAGAGACCTCATTATGGCAGAGGTAATTATCAAGGCAAGGAGAGGGAGAGGTGTTTTAATAATAACAGAAAGAGGCCACGGGATAGGGATGAGGTCGACAGGAGGGACAGGGATGGTGGTGGAAGGAAAAGAGAACATTGTGGTGCTGTTGGCAGGAGGGATGTTAGAGATAGAGATTGGAGGGATAGAGAACCTAGGGGTTACTGGGAGAGGGATAAATCAGGTAACAATGACATGGTCTTTCGCCCAGGCGCTTGGGAACCTGAGCGTAATCGAGAAGAAAAAATGGTTAATGATGTGAAACAAGAGAGCAATGGAAAGCTTGATAAGAAATCTGAGGAGGCTAAGGAGAGGGTTCCTGAGGAAAAAGCTAGACAGTATCAATTAGATGTTCTTGACCAGGCAAAGAGGAAAAATACTATAGCTTTCCTTGAAACTGGAGCAGGGAAAACCTTAATTGCTGTTCTTCTTATTAAAAGTATACAAGAGAGTTTGCAGAAGCAAAATAAGAAAATGCTTGCAGTATTTTTAGTTCCAAAAGTTCCATTAGTTTACCAG CAAGCTGAAGTAATTCGTGAGCGAACTGGTTATCAAGTAGGCCACTATTGTGGAGAAATGGGACAGGATTTCTGGGATGCACGAAGGTGGCAGCGTGAATTTGATACCAAACAT GTATTAGTCATGACCGCTCAAATTCTTTTGAACATTTTGAGGCatagtataataaaaatggAAGCAATCAATCTCTTGATTCTGGATGAGTGCCACCATGCTGTGAAGAAACACCCATATTCACTGGTGATGTCTGAGTTCTACCATACAACTCCCAAAGAGAAGAGACCATCTGTATTTGGAATGACTGCTTCTCCTGTTAACTTGAAGG GTGTCTCCAGCCAAGTAGATTGTGCAATTAAAATTCGCAATCTTGAGAGTAAGTTAGATTCTATAGTTTGCACCATTAAAGATCGTAAGGAGCTGGAGAAACATGTGCCAATGCCCTCTGAAGTTGTGGTCGAGTATGACAAAGCTGCCAGTTTATGTTATCTACATGAGCAGATAAAGCAGATGgaggttgaagttgaagaagcTGCAAAATCTAGTTCAAGAAGAAGCAAATGGCAGTTTATGGGAGCTAGAGATGCTGGAGCTAAGGAAGAGCTGCGCCAAGTATATGGTGTTTCTGAAAGAACTGAAAGCGATGGAGCTGCAAACCTAATTCAGAAGTTGAGAGCTGTTAATTATGCTCTTGGTGAACTGGGACAATGGTGTGCATTCAAG GTTGCACAATCCTTTTTAGCAGCTTTGCAAAATGATGAAAGGGCCAactaccaacttgatgtcaagtTTCAGGAATCTTATCTGAGTAAAGTTGTTTCTCTACTGAAATGCCAACTGTCAGAGGGAGCAGTTTCTGACAAAAATACTGATATTGATGACTTGGAGAATGGTGCGGCTCAAAGTGTTTCTGAGCATGAAGAGATGGAAGAAGGGGAACTTCCAGACAGTCATG TTGTCTCTGGTGGAGAGCACGTGGATGTCATTATAGGAGCTGCTGTGGCTGATGGCAAGGTGACCCCCAAGGTGCAGGCACTAATAAAAATACTTCTCAAGTATCAGCATACAGAAGACTTCCGTGCAATCATCTTTGTTGAGCGTGTTGTTTCTGCATTAGTTCTGCCAAAG GTCTTTGCGGAGCTTCCATCTCTTAGTTTTGTTAAGTGTGCAAGCTTGATTGGTCACAATAACAGTCAGGAAATGCGAACCCACCAAATGCAAGATACAATTTCCAAATTCCGTGATGGGCGG GTCACATTGTTGGTTGCCACTAGTGTTGCTGAAGAAGGACTTGATATTCGGCAATGCAATGTTGTTATTCGCTTTGACCTTGCAAAAACTGTTTTGGCATACATTCAATCCAGGGGGCGTGCTAGAAAACCTGGATCTGATTACATCCTGATGGTGGAGAG GGGCAATTTGTCACATGAAGCATTCCTAAGGAATGCCAGGAACAGTGAGGAGACTTTGCGTAAAGAAGCAATAGAGAGAACAGACCTTAGTCATCTGAAGGACACTTCAAGATTGATTTCTGTTGAAACTAGGCCTGGAACTGTTTACCAGGTGAAGTCAACTGGTGCAGTTGTGAGTCTTAATTCTGCTGTAGGTCTTATCCACTTCTACTGCTCTCAGCTACCTAGTGACAG ATATTCAATTCTTCGTCCTGAGTTTATTATGGAGAGGCATGAGAAAACAGGAGGTCCCACAGAATATTCTTGCAAGCTTCAACTGCCTTGTAATGCACCATTTGAAAATCTCGAGGGCCCAATATGCAGTTCTATGCGTCTAGCACAACAG GCTGTTTGTCTGGCTGCTTGCAAGAAATTGCATGAGATGGGAGCATTCACTGACATGCTATTGCCTGATAAAGGAAGTGggggagaaagagaaaaggatgaGCAAACTGATGAAGGAGATCCACTTCCAGGGACTGCTAGACATAGGGAGTTCTATCCTGAAGGTGTGGCTGACATACTGAAG GGAGAATGGATCTTATCTGGAAAAGATGCTTGCAACAATTCCAAATTGCTTCAACTTTACATGTATGCTGTGAAGTGTGAAAATATTGGCCATTCAAAGGATCCGTTCTTGattcaagtttcaaattttgcaaTACTTTTTGGCAATGAGCTGGATGCAGAG GTGTTATCGATGTCAATGGATCTATTTATCGCTCGAACCGTGACTACAAAGGCATCTCTTGTCTTTATGGGGTTGATAAGTATCACTGAGAGTCAG CTGGCATCCCTGAAAAGCTTTCATGTAAGATTGATGAGCATTGTCTTGGATGTGGATGTTGAACCATCTACCACACCTTGGGATCCTGCAAAAGCATATTTGTTTGTCCCAATGTTTGGCGATAAGTCTGTAGATCCTATGAACCAAATTGACTGGTGTCTGGTTGAGACAATAATTGGAGCTGATGCATGGAAGAATCCCCTCCAGAAAGCTCGACCAGATGTTTACCTTGGTACTAATGAGAGAACATTAGGTGGAGACAGAAGGGAATATGGGTTTGGAAAATTGCGTCATGGCATGGCTTTTGGGCAAAAATCACATCCCACCTATGGAATCAGAGGAGCTGTGGCCCAGTTTGATGTGGTGAAAGCTTCAGGGTTGGTTCCTAGTAGAGATTCCATGCAAACACAAAAGCAAATTAATATTACTACCCACGGAAAATTGATGATGGCAGATACCTGTACTAATGCAGAGGATCTGGTAGGGAAAATTGTAACTGCTGCTCATTCGGGGAAGAGGTTTTATGTTGATTCTATACGCTATGACATGTCAGCAGAAAACTCTTTCCCTAGGAAAGAAGGTTATCTTGGTCCTCTGGAGTATAGCTCATATGCTGATTACTACAAGCAAAA ATATGGAGTTGATTTGATTTACAAGCAGCAACCTCTAATAAGAGGGCGTGGTGTATCATACTGCAAGAATCTTCTGTCCCCTCGCTTTGAGCACTGTGAAG CACATGAAGGCGAATCTGAAGAGACACATGACAAAACTTATTATGTTTTCCTTCCTCCCGAGCTATGTCTTGTACACCCACTGCCTGGATCACTTGTCCGTGGTGCCCAGAGGTTGCCTTCAATAATGAGGAGGGTTGAAAGTATGCTACTTGCAGTTCAGCTGAAGAATATGATAAACTATCCTGTCCAAACTTCAAAG ATCTTGGAAGCCTTGACCGCTGCCTCTTGCCAGGAGACATTCTGCTATGAAAGGGCTGAGCTTCTCGGAGACGCTTACCTGAAATGGGTTGTTAGTcgatttcttttcttaaaatacCCTCAGAAACATGAAGGTCAACTTACTAGGATGAGACAACAAATGGTCAGTAACATGGTATTATATCAATATGCATTAAGTAGAGGGCTTCAATCATACATTCAGGCAGATCGCTTTGCTCCATCCAGATGGGCAGCTCCTGGGGTGCTGCCTGTCTTTGATGAAGATACCAAGGATGGGGAGTCCTCTTTGTTTGACCAGGAGCGATCCATTTCTAAAACTGAGAAGATGGATTGTCACACGGATGGATATGATGATGAGATGGAAGACGGCGAGCTTGAGAGTGATTCAAGTTCTTACAGAGTTCTGTCCAGTAAGACACTTGCAGATGTTGTGGAAGCACTGATTGGGGTATATTATGTAGAAGGTGGTAAAAATGCTGCCAATCACCTTATGAAATGGATTGGCATTCAAATAGAGTTTGATCCCGATACGATGGATTGTGCAAGAAAGCCATTTAATGTTCCAGATAGCATACTCAGGAGTGTTGACTTTGATGCTTTAGAGGGTGCTTTAAATCTAAAGTTTAAAGACAAGGGGCTGTTGATAGAATCCATAACGCATGCCTCCAGACCATCTTCAGGAGTATCCTGTTATCAGCGGTTGGAGTTCGTTGGTGATGCTGTCTTGGATCATCTTATCACCAGACACTTGTTTTTCACTTACACAAATCTGCCACCAGGACGTCTCACTGACCTTCGGGCTGCTGCtgtaaataatgaaaattttgcACGTGTTGCAGTTAAACACAACCTTCATGTACATCTCCGACATGGGTCCAGTGCCCTAGAGAAACAG ATTAAAGAATTTGTGAAGGAAGTTCAAGATGAATTGTCAAAGCCAGGTTTTAACTCCTTTGGTCTGGGAGACTGCAAAGCTCCCAAGGTCCTTGGTGACATTGTCGAATCTATTGCGGGTGCCATTTTTCTTGACAGTGGAAGGGATACTACTGTTGTTTGGAAG GTTTTTCAGCCTCTTCTGCATCCTATGGTTACCCCAGAGACTCTGCCAATGCATCCTGTGCGAGAGCTGCAGGAGCGATGCCAACAGCAAGCCGAAGGCTTAGAGTATAAAGCAAGCCGTATTGGCAATTTGGCCACTGTTGAAGTATTCATTGATGGGGTGCAAGTAGGAGCTGCTCAAAATCCACAGAAAAAAATGGCACAAAAGTTAGCTGCCAGAAATGCCCTTGCTGCTTTGAAAGAGAAGGAGGTGGGAAAAACTCAGGAAAAGAATGATGAAAGCGGGAAAAAGAATGGAAACCAGTCATTTACTAGGCAAACATTAAATGATATCTGCTTACGAAGAAATTGGCCTATGCCATTCTACAG GTGTGTGAATGAGGGTGGTCCAGCACATGCTAAGAGATTTACATTTGCGGTGCGAGTCAATACTACTGATCGGGGATGGACGGATGAATGTGTTGGAGAGCCAATGCCAAGCGTCAAGAAGGCCAAAGATTCAGCAGCCGTTCTTCTCTTAGAACTACTAAACAAATTATACGTGAAAAAGATGGAGTGA